The following coding sequences lie in one Pontibacter sp. G13 genomic window:
- a CDS encoding helix-turn-helix domain-containing protein — MNPGFSKGSPNLLEKDERFCPVRDFFGRVGDKWSLLVTFHLGAEDRLRFNELRRRVDGISQRMLTVTLRSLERDGLVKRDVFPEVPPRVEYSLTKMGREFLVQIKGILSWAHDSVDEITEARALYDERHQN, encoded by the coding sequence ATGAATCCAGGTTTTTCAAAAGGATCGCCGAATTTGTTGGAAAAGGATGAGCGTTTCTGCCCGGTTAGGGATTTTTTCGGTCGGGTAGGGGATAAATGGTCATTGTTGGTGACCTTTCATCTAGGCGCTGAAGATAGGCTGAGATTCAATGAGTTGAGAAGGCGAGTCGACGGGATTTCTCAACGAATGCTCACCGTTACCCTAAGATCGCTTGAACGCGATGGATTGGTCAAGCGAGATGTGTTCCCAGAGGTGCCTCCTAGAGTGGAGTATAGCTTGACGAAAATGGGAAGGGAGTTTCTCGTGCAAATCAAAGGAATCTTGAGTTGGGCGCATGACAGCGTGGATGAAATCACGGAAGCCCGAGCATTGTACGATGAGCGTCATCAGAACTGA
- a CDS encoding lysophospholipid acyltransferase family protein: MSKRSSHDVFSYTEPGDPIWKQLLISTVEWFSGKSDLTRRYDELVAANIPPHQVWAAALEQLEIAVDWNWGRIHQIPKSGPLVVIANHPFGILDGLMLANLMSQRRQDFSFMVNSVLCRDSIVSDHLLPISFDPTKEAQALNIQTRKQALDRLHRGEAMLIFPAGGVATMNGPFGKVEDLEWKRFTAQLIQRSHATVLPVFFHGKNSPIFQWASQISQNLRLGLLLHEVRNKMGTTLKMEIGAPIPFDEISHIKSRQELLDHLKEVVFNLGDQIADDGTDLSSDDAHRTMLGLP, from the coding sequence ATGAGCAAGCGATCTTCCCATGACGTATTCAGCTACACTGAGCCAGGCGATCCCATATGGAAACAATTGCTGATTAGCACTGTAGAATGGTTTTCCGGCAAATCGGATCTTACCAGAAGATATGATGAGCTAGTCGCAGCGAATATTCCTCCCCATCAGGTATGGGCAGCTGCATTGGAACAGCTAGAGATAGCGGTAGATTGGAATTGGGGTAGAATCCATCAAATCCCCAAATCAGGCCCCCTTGTGGTCATCGCCAATCATCCGTTTGGGATATTGGATGGGTTGATGCTGGCGAATCTCATGAGTCAGCGAAGGCAGGATTTTTCATTTATGGTGAATTCGGTTCTGTGCCGAGATTCCATCGTATCAGACCATCTATTGCCGATCTCTTTTGATCCCACCAAAGAAGCGCAAGCACTCAATATACAAACACGAAAGCAGGCATTAGATCGCCTTCACCGGGGAGAGGCTATGCTCATTTTCCCGGCTGGAGGAGTCGCCACCATGAATGGCCCATTTGGCAAGGTAGAGGATCTCGAATGGAAGCGGTTCACTGCACAGTTGATCCAGCGGTCTCATGCAACCGTCCTGCCCGTATTTTTTCACGGGAAAAACAGTCCGATATTCCAATGGGCCAGTCAGATCAGTCAGAATTTGAGGTTAGGGCTTTTGCTTCATGAAGTTCGTAACAAAATGGGCACCACCTTGAAAATGGAAATTGGCGCTCCAATTCCTTTCGATGAAATCTCGCACATCAAATCGCGTCAGGAGTTGCTGGATCACCTAAAGGAAGTTGTATTCAATTTGGGCGATCAAATAGCTGACGATGGTACTGACCTCAGTTCTGATGACGCTCATCGTACAATGCTCGGGCTTCCGTGA
- a CDS encoding homoserine kinase: MAQEVHVFAPATVANVACGFDTMGFALNRPGDEIIATFSQTSGITISIEGDHGKLPTIPEKNTAGVAALALLEKLGETRGIHLHIIKGIPIGSGLGSSACSAVAAAFAVNELLGRPLTRKELLPFALAGEAIASGGAIHADNVGPCLLGGMVLVRSNKENDTVNIPTPNNLFAVAVLPDLQILTSEARAILRDEIPMKDAINQWGNLGGLVAGLMKSDYQLIGRSLVDVVAEPYRSRLIPGFETVKQAAMNTGALGCSISGAGPSVFALCEGDATAFQVASVMEAAFAQHGIKSTRYVSTINQKGTERFR; this comes from the coding sequence ATGGCACAGGAAGTACATGTATTCGCCCCGGCAACCGTGGCGAACGTGGCATGCGGATTCGATACGATGGGATTCGCGCTGAACAGACCGGGGGACGAAATCATTGCCACCTTCTCCCAAACATCGGGTATCACCATTTCCATCGAGGGAGATCATGGAAAGCTCCCTACTATCCCAGAAAAAAACACGGCAGGGGTAGCTGCACTGGCTCTTCTGGAAAAATTGGGAGAAACGCGCGGCATTCACCTTCACATCATCAAAGGCATACCCATTGGCAGCGGTCTGGGCTCTAGTGCATGCAGTGCCGTCGCTGCCGCATTCGCCGTGAATGAACTCTTGGGACGCCCACTTACCCGCAAGGAACTGCTCCCATTTGCCCTTGCAGGCGAAGCGATTGCAAGTGGCGGCGCCATTCACGCAGACAATGTAGGTCCTTGTTTGTTGGGAGGAATGGTCCTGGTACGTTCCAATAAGGAAAATGACACCGTAAACATTCCGACTCCCAACAATCTCTTTGCCGTAGCAGTGCTGCCAGACCTCCAAATTCTCACTTCGGAGGCAAGGGCCATTCTCAGAGACGAAATCCCCATGAAAGACGCCATTAACCAATGGGGGAATCTCGGTGGATTGGTGGCAGGTCTCATGAAATCCGACTACCAACTCATCGGAAGATCTTTGGTGGATGTAGTAGCAGAGCCTTACCGATCCCGTCTCATTCCCGGATTCGAAACAGTCAAACAGGCTGCCATGAACACAGGGGCACTCGGATGTAGCATTTCAGGGGCAGGTCCATCTGTCTTTGCCCTTTGCGAAGGTGATGCGACGGCCTTTCAAGTAGCTTCAGTCATGGAAGCGGCCTTTGCCCAGCATGGTATCAAGTCCACCAGATACGTTTCGACGATCAACCAAAAAGGAACTGAGCGGTTCCGATAA
- a CDS encoding serine hydrolase, producing the protein MFRYLLALLVVVVIGAGLYLNHILPVASSYSAKIMCSCVFVGDRNPEEVQVQELANLFYTQSEVNREAKTVTSSVYGLKKRTAIYREGLGCTLVSGMNEETLSSQSYQNPQIPKPDSLAFWPMGDLDTTSSILGVDSVLLAAAMDHVMAEQNPELPKWTRAALVVYRGKIIAERYADGYDAQSKLMGWSMTKSVTNAFIGLLVKDGKLDIMEPAPVPEWSDPADPRHAITTDQLLRMSSGLEFDENYGTRADATEMLFLQPDAGTYAVNKPLIHEPGTFWDYSSGTTNILARMVKDQFPDRDAYMEYVYSRLFRPLGMYTTTIEPDASGTFVGSSYMYASARDWARFGLLYLQDGQFNGQQILPEGWTTYSGTRTPTAPHGEYSAQFWNNATSPTGEITRRYWPEVPEDAYYCSGFEGQNVVIIPSRDVVIVRLGLSHSRAAWDVGTFLEEVLAALPDSEE; encoded by the coding sequence ATGTTTCGCTACCTACTTGCCTTGCTGGTGGTTGTGGTCATCGGTGCAGGATTGTATCTGAACCACATTCTGCCGGTAGCCTCTTCGTACTCAGCCAAAATCATGTGTTCTTGTGTTTTCGTCGGAGATCGAAACCCCGAAGAAGTACAAGTCCAGGAGCTAGCCAATTTATTCTATACACAATCCGAAGTAAACCGGGAAGCCAAAACCGTTACCTCCAGTGTGTATGGCCTCAAAAAACGGACAGCTATTTACCGAGAAGGCCTTGGCTGCACGTTGGTTTCGGGCATGAATGAAGAAACGCTCTCCTCTCAATCCTACCAGAATCCCCAAATCCCAAAGCCAGACTCCCTGGCATTCTGGCCTATGGGTGACCTAGATACCACTTCCAGCATTCTCGGCGTAGACTCCGTGCTTCTGGCAGCAGCGATGGATCACGTAATGGCAGAACAAAACCCAGAATTGCCTAAATGGACCCGAGCTGCACTTGTGGTTTATCGGGGTAAAATTATCGCAGAACGCTATGCCGATGGATATGACGCCCAAAGCAAGCTCATGGGTTGGTCCATGACCAAAAGTGTAACCAACGCGTTCATCGGGCTGCTCGTCAAGGACGGAAAGCTAGATATCATGGAACCTGCTCCTGTACCCGAATGGTCAGACCCTGCCGATCCCAGACACGCGATCACTACCGATCAACTCCTGCGGATGAGCAGCGGTTTGGAGTTCGATGAAAACTATGGCACACGTGCGGATGCCACTGAAATGCTGTTCCTACAACCTGACGCTGGCACCTACGCAGTCAACAAGCCTCTTATCCATGAACCTGGGACCTTCTGGGACTATTCTTCGGGAACCACCAATATCCTGGCAAGAATGGTGAAGGATCAATTTCCAGATCGGGATGCATACATGGAATATGTCTATAGCAGGCTCTTCAGGCCCTTGGGCATGTACACCACCACCATCGAGCCAGATGCCAGCGGAACCTTCGTAGGATCTTCGTATATGTATGCTTCGGCGAGAGACTGGGCCCGCTTCGGCCTACTTTATCTACAAGACGGTCAGTTCAATGGGCAGCAGATCCTGCCAGAAGGTTGGACGACCTATAGCGGAACTCGCACTCCGACAGCACCTCATGGGGAATATTCAGCTCAGTTCTGGAACAATGCCACCTCTCCCACGGGCGAAATCACCAGAAGGTATTGGCCAGAAGTTCCTGAGGATGCCTATTATTGCTCTGGTTTCGAAGGACAGAATGTGGTCATTATTCCTTCCAGGGATGTCGTTATCGTTCGCCTTGGTCTTTCTCATTCACGAGCGGCTTGGGATGTTGGCACCTTTTTAGAAGAGGTATTGGCTGCACTTCCGGATTCAGAGGAATAA
- a CDS encoding PKD domain-containing protein — protein sequence MMQRLYAILLKGICMSLLLSQVGMLDQLHAQINTYPYYQGFETSNGGWSSSTIDSTGNGPNSWVWGSPPNPATVISTSVAVIFPGASNSSKCWMTGNNGFVLPPNLPHGYFPGEQSAVVSPAFDFTNLINPHVKFQIWWETEFNKDGVVFQASTDSGATWQKVGGYLDPDAWFNANQVVSLPGGDTIAWSGHSGNSTSLGQWTETQHKLDGLAGAPNVMFRFAFASDNSTSATSIYDGIAFDEFEIVDLPALDLSPTGGDTICFADTAYLDACIQGAVAWKWKLQGNFNPNDTLCSYVAVSTGNYVVEVEHSSGFNMRDTFDLFVSPTYVYLGQDTLLCPGDTLELNMGNASASHSWIPSSSTSQFLEVTEAGTYTGIATDGFGCVEEDSIKVFFDFVPDVDLGNDTTFCAGESIILDAGTANPGTTYDWNPINAQTQTVFVSQPGIYDVLVTTPAGCEVWDTIQVTVELDPVVDLGPNRIECDSFILNALNPGSSYLWSTNDTTQSISSSTPGMYWVEVTNPAGCSSVDTVVISLASAPVVDLGPDDIICNGNPVTLNAGNPGATFLWNDGSFNQTLTTDLPGQYIVAVTNASNCVTNDTIMLTESGLYVNLGADIDVCEGTTVTLNAGNNGTNYMWNTNDTTNTIDVSLAGTYWVDVFDAQGCVISDSIQVNTFQNFTSDFDYPLIPAPVLYAPISFTNTTPGSPTTYYWEFGDGNTSTLQNPTHTYQSLGTFTVCLTVSNAVCSNTYCEEIFVDIFQDIEDELTHNLEVYPNPNNGQFHLAMDLKQLSEVSYELYDLSGKAISMRNLGTQFSVNEEIELGQANAGVYLLKISIDGQGIYRKVMVR from the coding sequence AAACTTCCAATGGTGGCTGGAGCTCCTCCACGATCGACTCCACCGGCAATGGCCCAAACTCATGGGTCTGGGGCAGCCCTCCGAATCCCGCCACTGTCATCTCCACTTCCGTTGCGGTGATTTTCCCAGGCGCCAGTAACAGTTCCAAATGCTGGATGACTGGAAACAATGGCTTTGTCCTTCCTCCCAACCTTCCACACGGCTATTTCCCAGGGGAGCAGTCGGCTGTGGTGAGTCCCGCTTTTGACTTTACCAACCTTATCAATCCCCACGTGAAATTCCAGATTTGGTGGGAAACGGAATTCAACAAAGATGGGGTGGTTTTTCAGGCATCTACCGATAGCGGTGCCACCTGGCAAAAAGTGGGTGGATACCTTGATCCAGATGCATGGTTTAATGCCAATCAAGTTGTATCCCTTCCCGGAGGAGATACCATTGCTTGGTCTGGACACTCCGGAAACTCCACCAGTCTAGGACAATGGACTGAGACGCAGCACAAGTTGGATGGACTGGCAGGTGCTCCCAACGTGATGTTCCGGTTTGCCTTTGCATCAGACAACTCCACCTCAGCCACCTCCATTTATGATGGCATTGCCTTCGATGAGTTCGAAATCGTAGACTTGCCTGCTCTGGACCTTTCTCCAACAGGGGGGGACACGATCTGTTTTGCAGACACCGCCTACCTAGATGCTTGTATCCAAGGTGCCGTTGCCTGGAAATGGAAACTCCAAGGAAACTTCAACCCCAATGATACCCTATGTTCTTACGTAGCTGTCAGCACGGGGAACTACGTGGTCGAAGTTGAGCACTCCTCTGGTTTCAACATGCGAGACACTTTCGACCTATTCGTGTCTCCAACCTATGTATATCTCGGTCAGGACACCCTGCTGTGCCCAGGTGATACCTTGGAGTTGAATATGGGGAACGCCTCGGCAAGTCATTCTTGGATACCCAGTAGTTCTACCTCCCAATTTCTAGAAGTCACCGAAGCAGGAACCTACACGGGAATCGCCACGGATGGATTCGGTTGCGTTGAGGAAGACTCCATCAAAGTATTCTTTGACTTTGTTCCAGATGTAGACTTAGGAAATGACACTACATTCTGTGCAGGAGAATCCATCATTTTGGATGCAGGAACGGCCAACCCGGGCACAACCTATGACTGGAATCCAATCAATGCCCAAACCCAAACCGTTTTCGTCTCCCAACCCGGGATATACGATGTATTGGTTACAACGCCAGCTGGTTGTGAAGTATGGGATACCATTCAGGTGACGGTTGAACTTGACCCTGTAGTGGACCTTGGTCCCAATCGAATTGAGTGCGATAGCTTCATCCTAAATGCACTCAACCCCGGATCTAGCTACCTTTGGAGCACCAATGACACCACCCAATCCATCTCCAGCAGCACACCTGGCATGTACTGGGTGGAGGTAACCAATCCAGCCGGATGTTCAAGTGTTGATACTGTCGTGATTTCCCTTGCTTCCGCTCCGGTGGTGGATTTGGGACCTGATGATATCATTTGTAACGGCAACCCTGTGACCCTCAATGCTGGCAATCCAGGAGCGACCTTCCTCTGGAACGATGGGTCCTTCAACCAGACCTTGACCACAGATCTTCCCGGCCAGTATATCGTCGCCGTCACCAACGCATCCAACTGTGTGACCAATGACACCATCATGCTGACGGAATCAGGACTCTATGTGAATTTGGGAGCAGATATCGACGTGTGCGAAGGAACCACAGTGACCCTCAATGCTGGTAATAATGGAACCAACTACATGTGGAACACCAATGATACAACCAATACCATTGACGTTTCACTTGCAGGAACCTACTGGGTAGATGTATTCGATGCTCAAGGGTGTGTCATTTCTGACTCGATTCAGGTCAACACCTTCCAGAATTTCACTTCCGACTTCGACTATCCGCTTATTCCAGCGCCAGTTCTTTACGCACCAATCTCCTTTACCAATACCACTCCAGGATCGCCTACGACCTACTATTGGGAATTTGGAGATGGCAATACTTCCACCTTGCAAAATCCGACTCACACTTACCAGTCTCTCGGAACCTTCACCGTTTGCCTGACCGTGAGCAACGCAGTATGTTCCAACACCTATTGCGAAGAGATTTTCGTGGACATTTTCCAAGATATCGAAGACGAGTTGACGCATAACTTGGAGGTTTATCCGAATCCAAACAACGGCCAGTTCCATTTGGCGATGGATTTGAAACAACTTTCAGAAGTTTCCTATGAACTGTATGATCTGTCTGGAAAGGCGATCTCTATGCGCAATCTCGGCACTCAATTCTCAGTGAATGAGGAGATTGAGCTTGGACAGGCGAATGCGGGTGTGTATCTCTTGAAGATTTCCATCGATGGCCAAGGTATTTATCGGAAGGTAATGGTCCGATAA
- the thrC gene encoding threonine synthase, producing the protein MLLYSTRNAGQFVDLKEAVLNSLPKDKGLYMPNRITPLPESFFRGLPNMTFPELAKTVTTHLLSEAVDPSYINEIIEQAVNFDAPIVSLKEDLHILELFHGPTLAFKDFGARFMAGLMGHFVRNEDRELTILVATSGDTGGAVANGFHHTPGVNVVILYPKGKVSKLQEKQLTTLGGNIQALEVDGTFDDCQRMVKTAFLDEDLQQRRALSSANSINIARLIPQSFYYFRAWQQLKQPGTHTSFCVPSGNFGNLTAGLLAQKLGLPCGPFIAATNSNDIVPTFLKTGSYDPRPSVATISNAMDVGNPSNWARILDLFGENWGQIRAHIKGFAYSDEQTREAIKEVYQQFDYQIDPHGAVGYLAAQAFQAQQPNSEVVILETAHPAKFPDTVEAETGKAVCIPEALAKLADLEGSKISISRQFEDLKTYLMD; encoded by the coding sequence ATGCTACTGTATAGTACCCGTAATGCGGGCCAATTCGTCGATTTGAAGGAAGCAGTACTCAACAGCCTTCCCAAGGACAAAGGGCTGTATATGCCCAATCGGATAACCCCCTTGCCTGAATCCTTTTTCCGGGGTCTACCCAACATGACCTTTCCTGAATTAGCGAAAACGGTCACCACTCATTTGCTATCCGAGGCGGTTGATCCATCCTACATAAACGAGATTATCGAGCAGGCCGTCAATTTCGATGCTCCCATCGTCTCCTTGAAAGAGGATCTCCACATTTTGGAGCTTTTCCATGGGCCTACATTGGCTTTCAAGGATTTCGGCGCGAGGTTTATGGCCGGACTCATGGGACATTTTGTGCGAAACGAAGATAGGGAGTTGACTATTCTGGTCGCTACTTCGGGAGATACGGGCGGGGCAGTTGCCAATGGATTTCACCATACCCCAGGTGTTAATGTCGTGATTCTTTATCCCAAAGGTAAGGTGAGCAAATTGCAGGAAAAGCAGCTCACCACCCTTGGAGGCAATATTCAGGCGCTGGAGGTAGATGGAACGTTCGATGATTGCCAACGCATGGTCAAAACCGCTTTTTTGGATGAGGATCTCCAGCAGCGGCGTGCGCTAAGCTCTGCCAATTCCATCAATATCGCGAGACTGATCCCGCAATCCTTTTATTACTTCCGAGCTTGGCAACAATTGAAGCAACCGGGAACTCACACCTCCTTCTGTGTACCTAGTGGCAATTTTGGCAACCTGACCGCTGGACTTCTAGCTCAAAAACTGGGACTTCCCTGTGGCCCATTCATTGCCGCTACCAATTCCAACGATATTGTCCCTACTTTCCTCAAAACGGGCTCATACGATCCAAGGCCTTCGGTAGCGACTATATCCAATGCCATGGATGTCGGAAATCCCAGTAATTGGGCACGAATTCTGGATTTATTCGGAGAAAACTGGGGTCAAATCCGGGCGCATATCAAGGGATTTGCATATTCTGACGAGCAAACTCGGGAAGCCATCAAGGAAGTTTACCAGCAATTCGACTACCAGATTGATCCCCATGGTGCAGTCGGGTATCTCGCGGCTCAGGCATTTCAAGCACAGCAGCCGAATTCAGAAGTGGTGATTCTAGAAACCGCTCATCCAGCCAAATTCCCCGATACGGTCGAAGCTGAGACGGGAAAGGCGGTCTGCATCCCGGAGGCACTTGCCAAACTTGCAGATCTGGAAGGTTCGAAAATCAGTATCAGTCGTCAATTTGAGGACCTCAAGACTTATTTGATGGATTAA
- a CDS encoding DoxX family protein codes for MKRDKILYWVFTGLLCAMYLMSATMYLLNYDEIAGVYEILGYPTYIVYPFAVVKILAVVAILSNLSPLLKYLAYAGIFYNTILAASAHIMVGDGEAGGAIAAFTLCILSFIFDRRRAKAAVPVQEAATV; via the coding sequence ATGAAACGTGATAAGATTCTTTATTGGGTATTTACAGGTCTTCTGTGTGCCATGTACCTGATGTCCGCGACGATGTATCTCCTCAACTACGACGAAATTGCAGGCGTCTACGAGATCCTGGGCTATCCCACCTACATTGTATATCCATTTGCTGTAGTCAAGATTCTGGCTGTTGTGGCGATTCTTTCGAATCTTTCCCCGTTGCTCAAGTATTTGGCTTACGCGGGCATTTTCTACAACACCATCCTTGCAGCAAGTGCGCATATCATGGTAGGAGACGGAGAAGCAGGAGGAGCTATTGCAGCATTTACCCTCTGTATCCTGTCCTTCATTTTTGATCGTAGACGAGCTAAGGCAGCTGTTCCTGTCCAGGAAGCCGCTACCGTCTAA